DNA sequence from the Hoylesella buccalis ATCC 35310 genome:
AGATCCCGTACTTTACATCAAGGGCATCTGGCCATCCGGCAAGCGAGACTACTTTGCTGTGACGGTCAATCGATAAGCTTTCAAACAAAGTTAAGTATCTCCCAAAAGAGATTTTAAATAAGAAGAGAATGCAAGTTTCTACACATGCATTCTCTTCTTTTTGATTAACACAGTAAACGTCTAATGTTGGATACTTACCCTACTTTTCACATTAACCAAACTCCACACCACCGTACATGCCGTTCGGCATACGGCGGTTTCGTGCTTTTATTTGAAGATTAATAATCGAAGTGCAAAACTTGTTGGTGTTTGGATTGTATTAAAACCATGAAAAACACAGCAGAGGTTTGCACTTCTATTAACCTTCACCTCTTTTGAGCCTCATTAAAAGAGTAATGAGATAGTGTGATGAGCGCCAAGTTTTATTTCTTCATCACCAATTCATCCTTCGGATTTGTAAAATAAAACATACTGACTGTTCGAAGAGTTGACTATCTGTCTAGAATGCTATTAAGGTTAATTAACGTTTATTTTACATACAATTATTTTCCTCATGTGTATTCTATAAAAAAACAGGCATGAAGAATACAAAAGATAGAGAGAAGCTATTTAAAAATATAGAGGACATGTTAGATCATGACATTGACCAGCTTACCAATCATGAGGAAGGAGCCAGCGAAGAACTTGGTGCACCAGAGTTTGATATGGACGGTGTTTTCAATAACATCATGAAAGTAATCACGCAAAAGAAGCATCATCCAATTGCGAATGTCCTCAAGTGGACATCAGCAGCGATTATTGTCTTTATGCTCGGATTTAGTTCTTATTACCTCTTTCTCAATTCCAGCGTTAAACACCATGAAATCTATGCTTCAAAAGGTGAGAAGTTGCTCGTGGTTCTCCCTGATGGCACAAAGGTATTTCTTAATTCTGACTCTAAACTTAGTTACCCCGATAGGTTTTATGACCGACTCAGGGAAGTTGGACTCGAAGGTGAAGGATATTTCCAAGTCGCCAAAGATGCCAGGCATCCATTCATAGTCAGAACTTACGATATGATGGTGAAGGTTACGGGAACAAAATTTAATATCAAAGCCTATCCAGAAAACAAAGATATCGTAACAACTTTGGATGAAGGACATGTTCTGGTGGGAAAATCAGGTAAGGAACACACCTTACGGTCTATGAAGCCCAACCAACAGGCCATCTATGCACGTAGAACGGCATCATGTGCGATTAGGAACGTGTCGAGCAATAATGGTTCGTCTGATTGGAAAAACAACAGACTGTCTTTCATTAATACGCCGATGGATGAAGTGCTGCTGACGCTCGAACGCAATTTCAATGTCACTTTCATCATCAAAGAGAACGCTGCTAAAAAATACAGCTATACATTCAACTGCAGTTCGAACGATATCAAAGAAGTGATAGAAACAATGGAGACAATCACACCGATAAGAATTAAAAAGCAAGACGAACAAACATATATAATCAATTAATTATAGCTATGAAGACAACAACTCAATTAAACATTGTCAAACGACTATGTGTGTTTTTTGTGGCAACATTGTTACCTCTTTGGCTCTGTGCTCAAAGTCAGGTGATAAGTGTGAAGTTCAACAACATGCCCCTTGGAAAAGCGATGAAGGTTATAGGCAAGAAATCGAATCTAAAGATTGCCTATAGCAAGGAATTTGTCGACTTGGATAAGCTGGTAAGCCTGTCTGCCAAGAATAAAAGGGTAGATAAGGTGCTGGATGCCTTGTTCCATAATATTGATGTGGCTTACAGCATCAAGAACGGTACCATTATGTTGTATAGGACAAACAGGCTGAAAAAGGACGCTAAGACCAAGCCTTCACCAACTTATGTAGCGAATGATGCACAGCCAGCTGTTTACGGAAGGGTAAAGGATAAAAATGGTGAACCTCTTGTTGGAGCGACTATTTCGACACTTGACCAAAAAGTTATTGCCATCACTGACCAAGAAGGACAGTTCAGCATTAAAGTAGATCCTGGTACAGTACTGAAGATTAACTATGTAGGTTGTGAGGAGATTAAGTACACAGTTAGGGATGGCAGGACCATATCCCTTGTGATGCAGGAAGATGCCACGGGGCTGGATGAGGTCGTTGTTGTTGGCTACGGCACACAAAAGAAAATTAATCTAACTGGAGCTGTTTCAATGATTAAGGGCGATGCGTTGGAAAATCGACCGATAGCTAACGTTACATCAGGTTTGCAAGGAATGCTGCCAGGGGTAACCATTGAGTCTTCGAGCGGACAACCAGGTGCAGTCCCCAGTATTAGGGTTCGTGGTATCAACACCATCAGCAGCAACACCTCGCCATTGATTTTAATTGATGGAGTGGCAGGAGGCGACTTAAACCTTCTGAATCCGTTGGACATCGAGAGTGTATCGGTGCTCAAGGATGCAGCCTCGTCAGCTATCTATGGTGCCCGCGCTGCAAATGGTGTGATATTAATCACAACGAAAAAAGGTAAGAGAAAAGAGAATGCCCATGTGTCTTACAGTGGATATGTGGGAATGCAAACCCCTACAGCCTTACCAAAGTTGGTTAACGGAAGGCAATATATGGAGCTTTACAACGAGTCCATGGCAGCAGCTGGCTTCTCCAAGCCATACAGCGAGGATGCGTTCCAAAAATATGATTCAGGAGAATATCCAAATGAATATTCCAACACCGACTGGGTGCATGAGATTTTCAAAAAGAATGCTTTACAGACCTCCCATGCAGTTAGTGTAAGAGGTGGTGGTGACAAAAGTGCGTATTTTTTATCATATGGCTACTTAAACCAAGATGGTTTGGTGGTTGGCGATGCGTTCAATTCCAAGCGTCATAATGCTCGTATCAATGTGAATACAGAAATAGGATCTCGCTTGAAACTGAACGGAACGGTTAGTTTTGTGGATTTCAACCGCCAGGTATCTGGATTTTCAGGAACGGGTGGAGTATTTCGTCTAGCCCAGAGAATCTCACCGTTGCTGCCAATCAAATGGAAGCAGAAGAACGATGCCGGACAATGGGAAGATACGCCGTACTGGTCATACGGATCGGTAGGCAACCCATTGTATGTCGCGTATGAAGGTGGTTCACAGAAATCTAAGTCGAGAACGTTAAATGCTATCGTTGAAGCCAATCTTAAGATCGTAGACGGGTTATATTTGAATGGACAATACTCTGCAAACTACTATTTCCGTGAAATAGATGAGTTTTCGCCCACGTTGCTAAAGTTTAATGCAGATGGCGAGCCAAGCCCCGACAACAAGACGATGAAAAATTCAGTTCAGCAAAGTCATCAAGATGCATTGACGCAAAGCTTCCAAATCACGTCTACTTTCAACAAGAAGTTCTGGAAGCACGATATTGGAGCATTGCTGGGCTTTTCACAAGAATGGTATGATAACAGCAATTTGAGTGGAAGTCGAAAAAACATTCTCGTAGATGATATTTATGTGCTTAGTATGGGTACGGAAGACATTACAAATAGCGGCACCAAAGGACAATGGGCATTACAATCTTATTTTGGCCGACTGAATTATGCTTTTGACAATAAATATTTGCTTGAAGCCAACCTTCGTATAGACGGCACTTCTCGTTTTG
Encoded proteins:
- a CDS encoding FecR family protein, which translates into the protein MKNTKDREKLFKNIEDMLDHDIDQLTNHEEGASEELGAPEFDMDGVFNNIMKVITQKKHHPIANVLKWTSAAIIVFMLGFSSYYLFLNSSVKHHEIYASKGEKLLVVLPDGTKVFLNSDSKLSYPDRFYDRLREVGLEGEGYFQVAKDARHPFIVRTYDMMVKVTGTKFNIKAYPENKDIVTTLDEGHVLVGKSGKEHTLRSMKPNQQAIYARRTASCAIRNVSSNNGSSDWKNNRLSFINTPMDEVLLTLERNFNVTFIIKENAAKKYSYTFNCSSNDIKEVIETMETITPIRIKKQDEQTYIIN
- a CDS encoding TonB-dependent receptor, producing the protein MKTTTQLNIVKRLCVFFVATLLPLWLCAQSQVISVKFNNMPLGKAMKVIGKKSNLKIAYSKEFVDLDKLVSLSAKNKRVDKVLDALFHNIDVAYSIKNGTIMLYRTNRLKKDAKTKPSPTYVANDAQPAVYGRVKDKNGEPLVGATISTLDQKVIAITDQEGQFSIKVDPGTVLKINYVGCEEIKYTVRDGRTISLVMQEDATGLDEVVVVGYGTQKKINLTGAVSMIKGDALENRPIANVTSGLQGMLPGVTIESSSGQPGAVPSIRVRGINTISSNTSPLILIDGVAGGDLNLLNPLDIESVSVLKDAASSAIYGARAANGVILITTKKGKRKENAHVSYSGYVGMQTPTALPKLVNGRQYMELYNESMAAAGFSKPYSEDAFQKYDSGEYPNEYSNTDWVHEIFKKNALQTSHAVSVRGGGDKSAYFLSYGYLNQDGLVVGDAFNSKRHNARINVNTEIGSRLKLNGTVSFVDFNRQVSGFSGTGGVFRLAQRISPLLPIKWKQKNDAGQWEDTPYWSYGSVGNPLYVAYEGGSQKSKSRTLNAIVEANLKIVDGLYLNGQYSANYYFREIDEFSPTLLKFNADGEPSPDNKTMKNSVQQSHQDALTQSFQITSTFNKKFWKHDIGALLGFSQEWYDNSNLSGSRKNILVDDIYVLSMGTEDITNSGTKGQWALQSYFGRLNYAFDNKYLLEANLRIDGTSRFAKNNRWGYFPSFSVGWNFFREDFMRFLDSYMSMGKLRASWGELGNQNVGSTFYPYVTPIERREKAYPIGDTNNVGFEQRKLGNTNIKWETIRMMNVGLDLNFISNRLSLTFDWFKKENINALVKPIFPTIVGVVGSNNLPFENMGRIENKGWEFGASWRDHIGEVRYGLSLNISDSKNKITDLGNSEPSLGNHIRRVGDPINAYYGYLTDGLAQTSDFEGRNEDGKYINPKFVVPNAHKSIVQPGDIKYRDVSGPEGKPDGMIDEYDKVVFGEPFPHYTYAIKANIAWKGWDFSCYFQGVGKVNGYLSDEARHCFINDYSVPKVEHLNRWTPNNPNGTYPRLYQGQSHNLMFSNYWLEDASYLRLKNVQLGYTFPNKWVSKLGMNHVRAYFSADNLLTFTKYFGSYDPEVRETSGSIYPQVKTYVFGLSVNF